The segment AGTTTAAGGTTATTTTTTGAGAAGTTACTATTTTTCTAGTTTTGTATAAAAACCAGCAAATGGCACTTGCACCGGAACCGCAAGAAAGTGTTGGGCCAACACCTCTTTCATATACAAGAACATTATAATTAGAAATAGATTTTGTATTTTTATTTAGATCAAAATTTAGCCAAACGAATTCTACATTTGTTTTATTTAAAAATAGTTCATGAGATTCTATAAATTTTCCATATTTTTCTACCCAATCGGGCGTAACTTTTTTTGTAATTATAAAATGTGGATTTCCAACATTAACAACGTGGCCATGAAATTCCGACTTGTTATTTAAAGTTATTTGTTTCGAACCGGAATACACCAGACCTGAAATTTTTGTTGTAATAATATTTTTATTTATTGTGCAATTTATAAGCTTTTTACCCATTTTAAATGTAAAAATTTTATTAATATCATGATATTCTCTAAGATGTAGCGCTGCACAGCGTAAACCATTAAGACACGTTTCGGCTTGGCTTCCATCGGAATTAAAAATTAAAAGTTCCGGATAATTGCCGGAAATATCTTTTTTTAAAACCAAAACTCCATCAGCACCAATTCCAAAATGTCTATTGCACGAATCTATAACAAAATTTTTCCAAATAGGACCATTAAGCTTTTCTTTTAAAAAATCAGCATCTTTGTAAAAATAATCTATTAAAATAAAATCGTTACCAAGTGATTCATACTTGTAAAAATTTTCAGCCATTTTTTTCTTTATTATATTAAAATTCTTTTTCTTCTTTTTTGTCATTCCCGACTTGATTTTGAATCAAGTCATTTGAAAATATAGCATCTTTAAATAAAGCACTTGATCCAAAAACCTTTTTTAAATAAGATTTTCCCGAATCTCCAAAAACTATTACTACAATATCAGATTCTTTTAAATCTTTGCAATAGTTTAATGTAGCTTGTAGTACTGCACCGCTACTTATACCAACAAGAAAACCTCTTTGAGCCAAAAATCTTGTAGAAGAAAAAGCTTGTTCATCGGTTACTGGAATTATTTGATCTATAACCGAAGCGTCAAATGTGTCTGTTATTATGTCGATTCCAATTCCTTCAGACATGTATGCTTTTGGATTTTTACTTGAATATGCACTTGTTGCGGCGTCGGCACCTATAATTTTTATATTTTTATTTTTTTCTTTTAAATATTTGCCAACACCTGAAATTGTTCCGCAGCTTCCGGCTCCAACTATAACGTGAGTTACTTGCCCTTCAGTTTGTTCCCATATTTCTTTTCCGGTTGTTGCATAGTGAGCCTTTGGATTTGCTTTATTGTAATATTGGTTGGGCATAAAAGAGCCTGGAATTTGTTTATGTAAAATTTCTGCTTTTGTATGATAACCTTCCGGGTCTTCAAGCGTATCTGTATTTTTACATAAATAAACTGTTGCACCGTAAGCGCGTAGTGCATCAACTTTTTCTTCGCTTGTTCTGTCCGGTACGGTTATAATTACATTGTAACCTTTAACTGCACCAATCATTGCAAGTGCAATACCTTGATTTCCCGAACTTGCTTCTATGATAGTTCCGCCCGGTTTTAATAAACCTTCTTTTTCAGCTTGCTCTACCATAAAAAAAGCAGAGCGATCTTTAACGCTTCCGCCAGGGTTTAAAAATTCAAGTTTGGCTAAAACCGTAGGCTTAATTCCAAATTCAGAGTTTAAAAAGTCCAAATGAACTATAGGCGTGTTGCCTATTGAATCCAATATATTTTTAAATTTTATATTTTTTTTCATGATAATTATTTTTTTTTAAATAAATGGATAAAATAACTTTATATACAAGGGCTAGTCTAGAATTTTTTCTTTTATTTGAAAAGGTAAAAAATGTTAAAAAAAATAAGAGTTAGATTTGCACCATCCCCTACGGGATTTATGCATATAGGAAATGTGCGTGCTGCTCTACTTAACTATCTTTTTGCGCATCAAAAAAAGGGAACATTTGTTTTAAGAATAGAAGATACCGATCAAAATAGAAATATAGACGAATCAGGATCAAGTATAGTTGAAATTTTAAAATGGCTATCTTTAAAATATGATGAAGGTCCTATGATTGGAGGAGATTTTGGGCCATATTTTCAGTCTGAACGTACAGCAAAGTACCAAAAACAGCTTGATGATATGATTCGCAATCAGCTTGTTTATAGATGTTTTTGCAGTAAAGAAGAACTTGAAGAAAAACGGGAAGCACAAATTGCCAACAATATGCCACCCAGATATGACAGAACATGTTTGCATTTGTCAGATGATAAAATAAAAGAAAAAATTGCTGCCGGTATTCCATTTATTTGGAGATTTAAAGTTAATCAGGATTCGGTTGTAGAAATAGATAGTATGGAGCGCGGTATTATAAAATTTGAAATGAAAAATTTTTCAGATTTTGCATTAACTCGACAAGATGGATCTTTTACATTTTTATTTTCCAATTTTGTAGACGATTATTTAATGCAAATTACACATGTTATAAGAGGTGAAGATCATCTTACAAATGCGGCAATGCAAGCGGCTTTATTTTATGCGTGTTCATATCCGTTGCCAAAATTTTGGCATTTACCAATGTTATTGAATTCTGATGGTAAAAAAATGTCAAAACGTGATTTTGGTTTTGGAATACAAGAGTTAAAAGAGGCCGGATTTTTACCTGAAGCAATTTTAAATTTTGTTGCATTATTGGGAAATTCTTTTAAAGATGAAATTCAAAGTATTGGTGAACTTACACAAAATTTTGAATTTGAAAAAGTATCATCTACAGGTTCTATTAAATTTGATCTGGAAAAACTTCATTGGGTTAATCATAAGTGGATTGAGCGTACACCTGCAGACAGACTTGTACGATTGGTAAAGCCGTTTTTACATGAGCAAATAGAAGAAAGCGTAACTTTAGATGATAAAAAATTGGAATTTATTTTATCAAAAATAAAAACAGATTTAAGAACTCTAAAAGATATCGGTGAAGTTTTAAATTTTTATTTTAATCAGCCTAAAGTGTCAATAGACGAAATTAAAAAGCAATTTGGTGACGATAAAACAAAATTTATATTAAAAATTATTAATAAGCATTGCGATGTTTGTGAAAAAACTGAAATATTTTTACAAAATATAAAAGCAGATGCTAAAGATTATGAACTTTCAATGAAAGAGATTTTTGGAACTGTAAGATATTTGCTGACAGGAAAATTTAATGGTGTCTCGGTTCATGATTTATTTGAAATTTTGCCGGATAAAGAGATAGCGTCAAGATTAAAAAAAATAAGCTAATCTTTTAATCTATTTTCAGCCTCTTTAAGATTAAAAATGTAGCCTTTGCTTGAAAGATATTTCATTATCTTTAAAAATCTTTCTTCATATGCAGGGGCTACAAAAAATTCTAACAAAGATTCTTTTTTATCCAATGTTCGGCCAAAGGCAACATTTTCTTCATTTCTAAATGTTCCAAATACGAACCAGGTCATATGTTTTAAGCTGTTTGCTTGATAATATTTACAATACATGTTTTTTTAATATTTATTTTAAATAATAGTTTGCTTTTAATAACAATTAAAATAACAAAAAAAAACTTTATTTGAAACTGGGTTAAATTTTGTTATTTTAAATTCTTATACAATATCAATATTTAGGTGATAAATTTTGAAGATCTTGACCTATTAACTTTAATATTGATATAAAACATTGTGACTTTAATAAAAAAGTAGAAGGGATTGCCAAATGAAATTTTTTTTCTCAAATTTTTTTTCAAAATTATTATTTATTTCGTTGTTGATTATATTTGTTCCTGAATTTGTTTATTCAACATTAATGTATAATCAATATGATCCGTTTGCTTATCATACGATACAAGGTACCAATAAATATTATAAAAAAATAGAAAGTGGCTCGATTGAAGCTGGATTGCATATCTCGCCTTTTTATCAAACTACTTCTCATGCCAGAAATAAAGAGGGTGAAAAAACACCGGAAGGTGATATTTTTGGTTGGTGGAATATGGCGGGACTTTTTTATGGTCGCAATAATGCGCAAACATTAATTAGTGCATCTTCTACGATCAAACCATTTGCTTTAGAACAAGCTGTCGGCGGCGATCAGCCATATATTCCGGACGCTACAACGCAAGGATATTACCCAAGATTAAGTGACGCTTGGAGAGTTTTAGATAATCAAAGAGAAAATAATCCACCCGTATCTGATTTTGATGAGAAAGATTTAGTTTATGATTATACGTTATCAAGTAGTTTTAATAGTTCTGCATACAAAGCTAAAATGCCAACAACTTACGTTGATACTGAAAAGATGGGAATTCGTTTGGAATTAAACTTTGTATCAAAGATTGGGCTTGGACTTAATATAAAGACAGGATTGGTTGATTACAGAACGACACCTTCATTTGGTTTGCCTGCCGGTGTTGATGATACGGATATGGTCTATAAATATTTAACAAAATATGAAAAAATGGATGCAATTTGCAAAGAATTGGGACTTGATATTGCGTCTAGACAAGAAATAAATTTGGAAGATACGTTTGTACAACTTTACTATAGAGATGCCTTTAAATTAATGGATAGAGATGACGAGCATGTTGTAAATTTGGTTCCATATTTGGCTGTAGGCGCTTGGCTGCCAACCGGTAAAGAAAAAAATCCGGATGTAGCATTTTCTCTTCCTACCGGTAATAATGGCTTTTGGGGAATTACAGTCGACGGCTCAATAAATTTTGATATCCCTGATGCAGTACAACTTGGCGTCGGTGGTGGTTTTGCTCATTTTTTTAAACGAACATTGAATAATCAGCGAATAGCAAATGATAAAAATCAGCAGGGTATTTTCCCATGGAAGGCAAGAGTAACGATTGATCCTGGAGTTTCATGGTATTTTAATGCCTCGGTTTATGCTCCATACTTTATAGATGATTTTTCAGCATATCTTGATGTCATTTATTTAAAACATCATAGAGATGAAATAAAAATGAATGAAAGTGATTCTTCAAGAAATGCTTATTTTTTACCCGAAATTAATGAAAAAAATGCTGAATGGAGAAGTACAATGTTTCAAGGTGGCGTAAACTATGAATTTACCCCGGGATTACAAGTGGGACTTGGTTTTCAAACCCATATGAACGGTAGGTTAGTTTATAGAAATACAACAATTATGGGAACAATCTCTTTTATATTTTAAATTTTGATTGAAGCCTTGTATAAATGATAAAACTAACATATAATTAGACCGTTGTTAGTTTTATTAAAATATAAACATTTTAAAAGGCGGTGTTTTCAACCTATGAAAAAGGTTTACAACATAGAAGTTGGCGTTGGCGAAAATCTTGAAAGAAGTCTTAGACAACTCAAGAAAAAAATTGAGCGTGAAGGTGTAATTCGAGATATGAAGAGAGTGGTTTATCATGAACCAACTACTCAAAAAAAACGCAAAAAATTAATGCGAGCCATAAAAAATAACTTCATGAGAAATCCTGAAGCATACTTAAAGTAGAATTATGGACTTTAAACCATCAAATAAAAAAAGGGAGCAAAAAACCTCCCTTTTTTTTCATGAAATATCTAATTTAATTAGAACATTAGCTCTCGACGAACCGGACTTAATGAAGGTTTTTGTTACAAGAGTAACTTTATCTAATGATTATGGAATTTGTTTTGTTTATTTTTCAACATATGCAGATAAATCAGATTTTGATAAAGCTTTACCAATTCTAAAACTGTATAAAAATTCATTAAGAAAGACTTTGGCTCAAATTATTTCATCAAGATATGCTGCGAATTTAGTATTTCTTTATGATGAAACAAAAGATAAAGAGCGAAAAATTAATGCTCTTTTAGATGAAGCTGTAAAAGATTTACCAAAGGATTAATTATGTTTGTGCAGTCGCAAGAAAAACTTTTGCCTGCAAAATATTCAAATGATATTAAAACAGAGATGCTAAATGTTTTAAATATCGAATCTCAGGCAATAATTAATTTAATTAATTATTTTCCAATATCTTCAATTAATTTAGTCGAAAAAATTTTAAATTCGAATGGTAGAGTTATTTTTTCAGGAATGGGAAAATCAGGTCTTATTGCCCAAAAGTTGGTAGCAACATTTTCAAGTACTGGAACTCCGGCTATCTTTTTGCATCCTTCAGAAGCGTTGCATGGTGATTTGGGAATGCTTAAAAAAGATGATATTTTTATAGCACTTTCTAAAAGCGGTTCCGGTGTTGAATTAGAACAAATTATACAAATATTAAAAAATTTTGGAAATTTTACAGCTTTAATTAGTTGCGGAACCGGAGTTTTGAGTAAACTTGTCGATTTGCCTGTAACTTTACCATTTACTCAAGGAGCTTGCCAAATGAATTTGGCCCCGACTACAAGTTCTACTCTTACAATGGCATTTGGAGATGCCTTAAGTGTAACTGTTAGTAAACTAAAAAAATTTGATAAAAATGATTTTGCTTTATTTCACCCGGCAGGAGCATTGGGAAAAAAACTTTTATTAAAAGTAAGTAATTTGATAATTAATCAAGACTTGCCATTTATAAGTTTGGATACAAAGTTTGAAGATTTATTATTTGTTATATCTAGTAAAAGAATGGGCGCCGGGATTATTGTTAATTCAAGACACAACCTTTTGGGTATTATTACAGATGGAGACTTGAGAAGGGCTATGCAAAGCGGAGCATCCATATTTGAAAAAACAGCAAAAGATATAATGACAATAAATCCAAAAGTCATCAATAAAGATATTTTGGCCTACGATGCCCTTTTAGTCATGGAAAATTTCAATATCACAAGTTTGGTAGTAATTGATGATTTTAAAAAAGTTGTAGGACTAGTTCACGTACATGATATTTTAAAAGCTGGAATAGTAAAATAGATTAATTATTCCATTCGGCCGACAATCATTCTTCCACCGGTATCTCTCCATTCAGAGTCGGATTTTTTGGTTTGCCAACCAATTGGTTTTTCTGTTGCAGGATTTACCAAGATTCTTATTTTGCCTATTCCTATTCCATCATCAGATCCTTTTCTGATTTTATCATCTATTCTAGGGCCTTGTCCGGAATCCATTATTTCAATTTCATAAACTCCTGTACCAACCTTTTTTGGATAACCGATTATCATCATGCTGTGACCGGTACTATCAATCTCACCTTCTTCAGCTTCGCCTTTATTCACTTTATAATATGCAACTAAAAAATCTCCGGGCTTCCAATTGTCTACATGCGTTACTATAGTCCAATCATTTTTTATATCAGCAAGATTTTTTTGCCATTCTTTAGTTTGCATTTTTTTAAAAAAATTATATCTTTTCGTGTAGCTTTTTACGGCTTTATTTATTTTTTCTTTATCTGTTAAATTTTTTTCCAGTTCTTTTTTTAATTCATTTGGCGTTGTATTATGTATCCAGTTATTTGGCTCACTTAATGCATCATCGGTTGTAATTCCGAGCATGTTTTTTTCTGTTGTTTTTAATCTTAATATTTCATTAAAAATGTGATAATAAACATAGGCGCGCAAATTATTATCTCCACTTTCTTTTAATTTCAACATTTTTTTATGTAATTTAGGATTTACTTCTTTCAATATTTCATTTGCAAGCCAAGAACAATCACCCCAAAATATACCATTTTTTAGATCAAATTTTTGATCGCTGTGTACATAATTTATAACTTTTTTTCTCTCGGCTGCAGTTTTTGTATCTTTCAATTTTTCTTCAATTTTATTTGCTATTTTGGCTTCAAATTCCAAAATATTTTTTTGATATCCATCCCCTACTATTTTTACTAAATCTGCTGAGATATTTATTTGTTGTAGTAATAAAAATAATATTAATAAAATAGATAATTTTTTCATATTTTATACCCTCTAAAAAGAATTTATATAAATAATTTAAAATTTATTTAAACTGATTAAAGCGTATTTGTTCTTTGTTTGTAAATTTTTTAAAAAAAATAAGTTTTTATGTTGGTTATTGCTATTTTTATAATTATAATATTTTTTCTTTGTTGGGGATCTTTTTTAAATGTTATTGCCTACAGATCTATTCATGATAAATCTTTTTGGCAAAAACGGTCTACATGTAATAAATGTAATAGTTTAATCGCCTGGTATGATAATATTCCTGTAATTTCTTGGTTTATTTTGCAAGCTAAATGTCGAACTTGTAAAAGCAAAATATCATATTTATACCCATTTATAGAGATTTTAACCTCTGTGATTTTATCTTGTTTGTTTTTTTATTTTTTTTATGATCAAAATAATTTTATTTTTCTTAAAAGAAATATTTTTTCTTTTTTATCTTATTTTATATTTTTTTCAGCATTAATAGTTTCTACAAGAACTGATTTGGAAGAAATGGTAATACCGCAATTTTTTTCTATTTATATCGTTCCTGTTGCATTGTTTTTTTCATATTTTAATTTCTTGGAAATATCTTTTATTCAGAGTTTAGTAGGTGCTTTTGTTGGATATTTTGTTTTATGGTTTGTTGCAAAAATGTTTAAATTATTTGCGAAAAAAGATGGCTTAGGACAGGGCGATATGGAACTTTTAGCATTAATTGGTACATATCTGGGTATTATTGGCGTTTGGTTTACTATTTTGATATCCAGCATAATTGGTGTTATTGTCATGGGGATTTATATATATTTTACAAAAAAAGAAAAAGATATTAGATTTCCATTTGGCCCATTTTTAGTTTTAGGGGCTATTTTGTACTTTTTCTTTAAATCTTATTTAATAAATTTTTTGTTTAATTATTCAATTCCATTTTGAACGTGTTTTATATTTCTATCTTGATCAATTTGCCATAAATCCATTTTATTTTTTCCGGAAATATCACCGGCGGCACTAGCTGTAAAATTAGCTTTATCTGCACAAGTATTACCTAAATTTTCTTTTCCGGCTCCCAATTTTCCGGTAAAATAGTGTATACCTTCTTGAGCTCCGTCAAAGTTAAATCCATAGGTGTAATAGAAATTTTCATTTTTACCGCCACCTTTATATCCTTGAGGTTTCCAGCCTATTCCATTTGGCCCTGAAAGTTCTTTGCCATACTGTCCATGCTCTGCAAAATATGCTTCTTGTGCTGTGTGCAGTGACGCCAAATTTACTGAAACTTCGGCTTGCTTAGCTTTTGCATAATAATTAAAATATCTTGGAATAGAAATAGTTGCTAAAAATGCAATAATAGAAACAACAATCATAAGTTCGATCATTGTAAAACCATATTTTTTCATTACTCCCCCTATAAAATAAAATTTGCAAAACTAAAACCAATCAAATTTACGTTTTAGTTTTGCAAATTTTTATATTTTAAATCAAATTTTTTATAAATTAGAGGTTATTTTTTCTATTAAACTATCAATTGGTTCATTACTTAAAATTCCAGCGGCATTTTTATGTCCACCTCCACCAAAAGGAAGAGCCAATTTATTTACATCTTCAGTTTTAGATCTTAAGGAAACTTTTGTTTGTCCGGATTCTGTTTGATAGAAAAGCAATGTATACTCCACGCCGGAAATTTGAGATAAAAAATTATTAAATCCAATTAGCGAGGCAATGGAAAGATTATTTTTTTTCAAATCATCTTGTGTAATTTTTGCCCAAGCAGCTTTACCGCTTTTTGATATTTGAATATTGCTTAGTACTTTTCCCCAAAGATTTATTATTTTAGGATCTTTATCACTTATTAGTTCTGTTTTAAGTTTATAAAGATCGGCACCTAACTCCATTAATTCTGCTGATATGCGTAACGTTGCCGGATATGTTGATTGAGTGTGAAAAATCATGCTGTCATAAAGTATTCCAAATAATAAACATTCCGCTATATATTTATCTATTAAATTTTTATTCCAATATTTAAGTAAATCAAATAAAATTTCACACGTACTAGATGTATTTGCATTTATAAAATTATATTTACCTTTTATGGTGTTGCTTATATGATGATCTATATTGATTATTGGAATGTTTTTAAATTCTTTTGGATAATATAATCGTTCATAGTTTGCAGTATCAACAGCTATTAATAATTCCGGCGTAATAACGTGTTTATTTATGTAAACAATTTTTGGAGTTCGTTTAAATTGAAATTCCGGATTATTTGGAAATACTGTTTCAACTTGTTTGCCTAGTTTTTCTAAAAAAGATTCAAGTGCGCAACAGGCAGATATCCCATCACCATCCGGTCTATAGTGTGTTAAAAGAGTTATTTTATTTACATTGTTAATTAATTGGTATGCATCATTATTTGACAAAATCTTCTCCATAAATTTTTTTTAGCTCCTTTACTGAAATGGCTCCTTCTCTGACCACTTTTATATAGTTTCTATTTGTAATGTCTAAGATTGTAGAGGGTAGAGTCTGATCTAATTTGTAATTTGTGTCAATATTATTTTTATCTATAACAATATATTTTGTATTATTAATAATATCGATATTTATATCTTCTAAATTGGCTGCAACCTGTTCATTCGATTTGTTTGCGCTTGTTGAAAATAATCCATCAAAAAAAATTAAAATTTTTTGTAATCCATCATGTTTTGGACATCTTAATGCAATAGTTTTTTCTTTTGAACATAAAAAATCGGGTGTGTTTTTTTTTGCATTAAAAATTATTGTTAAAGGTCCCGGCCAAAAATTTTTAATAATATTTAAAATTTTTGGATTATCTATGGTTTCTTTGTCTACAAAATTAAAAATTTTTTCGTAAGAATCTATTAATATTAAAAAAGGTTTATCTTCTTTGCGTCCCTTAAGTTTAACTATTTTATCAAAGCTATTTTGTGTTGTATTACCTAAAAAACCCAAAATAGTATCTGTAGAGCTGATTGAAATCTCATCTTTACAAATAGAATCATAAAGCTTTCTTATAGAGTCGTCTTCTGACCAATAGATAATTTTATTCTTAAATATATTCATAAAACCCTATTTTTTAATAAAATAACAAAAATATTGTCTAAATTTAGTCTCTTGGTGTAAATATTTATTTTTATTTGTAACAAATCCAATTCTATTTGTGTGCATTTAACCCCGATTGTGAAAGATTACAAAATATTATATAATAAATCTAATTAATTTTAAAAAGAATTAAACAAATTGGAAATTTTTTTTAATAGAAGGAATTTTTATGGACGCATCAACTCAAGTAATAAAAAAAATGAATAAGACCGGAATGGAGAAAAGTAGAAGTTATGGTCAAATAATACAGTTGCTTGATTCTTTACGTCCTTATGATTATACACCTGAAGTTATAAAAAGAATGAAAAAACTGGATTTACTTTTAGATAATGTTTCTACTAAAAAGGATATAATTCTTGTTGGTGGAGCTACAGGTAAAAGTTTATCCATACATTTTGCAACAAAACTTTTAAAAGATGAGGGATTTAATGCCGGTGTTGCATATTCATCTCATTTTTTAAATTATAATGAACGATTTATTTTAGATAATCAGCAAATATCAAATAAAGATTTTACAGATGCTTTAAATACTGTTTTGGATGTTGCTATTGAAAATGCAATCGATTCGACTGCATTTGAAATATTAACAATGGCATCGTTAGTTTATTTTGCAAGTCAAAATATTGATTTAATAATAATGGAAGTTGGTGTTGGCGGAAGATATGATGCAACTAATTTTTGTAATCCAATAATATCTTCGGTTACCAGAATTGCTCAAGACAATGCAGAATTACTTGGCAACGATTTAGATGAAATTTCAAAAGAAATGCTTGAAATAGTAAGACCTAATGCCTGGTTTATTTCAGCAGAACAGAGTAAATTACGCTTGCAAAAAATGAAGCAAATTGTTGAAGAAAAAGGTGGAAAATGGTCCATGCCTATAAGAAAACTTGCAAATTTACCATATATTTATGAACAGTTATACGGAAGAACGGTTTCTTTAGGTGAAAGAATTGCTCAAATTTATGTTGAAAATATAAAACAAAAATTTTCGCCATTACTCAGGGGTAATCTACTTGCAACTCAAAAGGGACAACGCGGTAGACCTACATTGGAAGCTAAACGAAATGCAGAAATTAATCCAATAAAAACATTGAAAAGTTTTTGGACATCTCAATTCAATTTGTTAAAAGGCAGATTTGAAATATTGGATAAAGAAAAACCAACTATTTTGCTTGATTGTGCTCATAATATGGATGGTTTTGAGAACTTATTTTTGGGTCTTCGTTTATTGCATTACCAAAAACCATTAAAAGATTTTGCTTTAATAATTGGTGTTGATAGAAATATTGATGAACTTGAGTTATTAAAACTAATTCGATATTTTAGTAAAAAAATTAGCGGTTATGTTTATTTTGTACCTTTAAAAGATAGACAAAGTAAAGATGTAAATGATCTGGAACAAAAAGCTAAGGCTCTGGATATAAAAGCTAAAGGTTATAGTTCTTTTGAAGTTGCGTTTGAAGCTGCAAAATCTGTTGTTGACCAAAGAGATGGGTTACTTTGTGTTACCGGTTCTATGGGAATTGTATCTCAATACTGGGAAAACAGAGGAATAAAAAAGATATAAAAAAAGTTTAATTTATAAAGGGCTAGATTTTTAGTTCTAGCCCTTTTGTTATTTCCGGGGGATTTTATGAATTTTAAATATTTATTTATTGGCGCTATTTTTATTTTTTCGAACGTAATGGGAATTGAATTAGAAAAATCAGATTCTAGACCCATAACACCGGTTGAGAATTATGAAATTCAGAATCTTGAAAAACAAAAAACAGAAGACGAAATATTTGAAAAACAAATACTAGAAGAACAAGATTATATAAAAAGCTTAAGGTCTGCCAATCCGCCACTTAATTAAAACAATAATAAAATTAAAAACTTAATTTTGTTACCTTCTTTTTTAATGCATCGGCTTTACTTTGCATTATTAAAAATTCTTTATCAAGCATAGATAGATATTCTATAGTATCTTTTGAATATTTCGGATGTTTTAAAGCAAATTCAATATTTGTTTTAAGCCATCCGAAAATTGTTCCGGCATCAAATCTTTGTCCCTGAACTTTGTAAGCAAATACTTTTTCTCCTGATAATAATAAATTTTGTATTCCATCGGTTAATTGCACTTCACCACCGGCACCAAATTGTAAATTGTCTAAAGATGAAAAAATATTTGGAGATAAAACATATCTGCCAATAATGGCTAAATTTGAGGGTGCTTTATTGATTGCAGGTTTTTCAATTAGATCTTTTACATGAAATAAATTTGGAGACAATTGTCTTCTGACATCTATAATTCCATATCTGGAAACATCTTCTTTTGGTACTTCTTGAACAGCAATGACATTACATTTTTCTTGTGTTGCTATTTTTATGAGTTGTGCCATTGCCGGAATTTCGCATGTAAATATATCATCAGGTAAAAATACGGCAACATGCTCATCGTTAAATGCAGATCTAGCGGTCCA is part of the Candidatus Dependentiae bacterium genome and harbors:
- a CDS encoding prepilin-type N-terminal cleavage/methylation domain-containing protein, with protein sequence MKKYGFTMIELMIVVSIIAFLATISIPRYFNYYAKAKQAEVSVNLASLHTAQEAYFAEHGQYGKELSGPNGIGWKPQGYKGGGKNENFYYTYGFNFDGAQEGIHYFTGKLGAGKENLGNTCADKANFTASAAGDISGKNKMDLWQIDQDRNIKHVQNGIE
- the dapF gene encoding diaminopimelate epimerase translates to MAENFYKYESLGNDFILIDYFYKDADFLKEKLNGPIWKNFVIDSCNRHFGIGADGVLVLKKDISGNYPELLIFNSDGSQAETCLNGLRCAALHLREYHDINKIFTFKMGKKLINCTINKNIITTKISGLVYSGSKQITLNNKSEFHGHVVNVGNPHFIITKKVTPDWVEKYGKFIESHELFLNKTNVEFVWLNFDLNKNTKSISNYNVLVYERGVGPTLSCGSGASAICWFLYKTRKIVTSQKITLNFLGGYIICWIDKNEFVNLQAKARLVFKGQI
- a CDS encoding cysteine synthase family protein, with protein sequence MKKNIKFKNILDSIGNTPIVHLDFLNSEFGIKPTVLAKLEFLNPGGSVKDRSAFFMVEQAEKEGLLKPGGTIIEASSGNQGIALAMIGAVKGYNVIITVPDRTSEEKVDALRAYGATVYLCKNTDTLEDPEGYHTKAEILHKQIPGSFMPNQYYNKANPKAHYATTGKEIWEQTEGQVTHVIVGAGSCGTISGVGKYLKEKNKNIKIIGADAATSAYSSKNPKAYMSEGIGIDIITDTFDASVIDQIIPVTDEQAFSSTRFLAQRGFLVGISSGAVLQATLNYCKDLKESDIVVIVFGDSGKSYLKKVFGSSALFKDAIFSNDLIQNQVGNDKKEEKEF
- a CDS encoding prepilin peptidase, which codes for MLVIAIFIIIIFFLCWGSFLNVIAYRSIHDKSFWQKRSTCNKCNSLIAWYDNIPVISWFILQAKCRTCKSKISYLYPFIEILTSVILSCLFFYFFYDQNNFIFLKRNIFSFLSYFIFFSALIVSTRTDLEEMVIPQFFSIYIVPVALFFSYFNFLEISFIQSLVGAFVGYFVLWFVAKMFKLFAKKDGLGQGDMELLALIGTYLGIIGVWFTILISSIIGVIVMGIYIYFTKKEKDIRFPFGPFLVLGAILYFFFKSYLINFLFNYSIPF
- the rpsU gene encoding 30S ribosomal protein S21; translation: MKKVYNIEVGVGENLERSLRQLKKKIEREGVIRDMKRVVYHEPTTQKKRKKLMRAIKNNFMRNPEAYLK
- a CDS encoding KpsF/GutQ family sugar-phosphate isomerase codes for the protein MFVQSQEKLLPAKYSNDIKTEMLNVLNIESQAIINLINYFPISSINLVEKILNSNGRVIFSGMGKSGLIAQKLVATFSSTGTPAIFLHPSEALHGDLGMLKKDDIFIALSKSGSGVELEQIIQILKNFGNFTALISCGTGVLSKLVDLPVTLPFTQGACQMNLAPTTSSTLTMAFGDALSVTVSKLKKFDKNDFALFHPAGALGKKLLLKVSNLIINQDLPFISLDTKFEDLLFVISSKRMGAGIIVNSRHNLLGIITDGDLRRAMQSGASIFEKTAKDIMTINPKVINKDILAYDALLVMENFNITSLVVIDDFKKVVGLVHVHDILKAGIVK
- a CDS encoding glutamate--tRNA ligase, with product MLKKIRVRFAPSPTGFMHIGNVRAALLNYLFAHQKKGTFVLRIEDTDQNRNIDESGSSIVEILKWLSLKYDEGPMIGGDFGPYFQSERTAKYQKQLDDMIRNQLVYRCFCSKEELEEKREAQIANNMPPRYDRTCLHLSDDKIKEKIAAGIPFIWRFKVNQDSVVEIDSMERGIIKFEMKNFSDFALTRQDGSFTFLFSNFVDDYLMQITHVIRGEDHLTNAAMQAALFYACSYPLPKFWHLPMLLNSDGKKMSKRDFGFGIQELKEAGFLPEAILNFVALLGNSFKDEIQSIGELTQNFEFEKVSSTGSIKFDLEKLHWVNHKWIERTPADRLVRLVKPFLHEQIEESVTLDDKKLEFILSKIKTDLRTLKDIGEVLNFYFNQPKVSIDEIKKQFGDDKTKFILKIINKHCDVCEKTEIFLQNIKADAKDYELSMKEIFGTVRYLLTGKFNGVSVHDLFEILPDKEIASRLKKIS
- a CDS encoding ribosome-binding factor A; translation: MDFKPSNKKREQKTSLFFHEISNLIRTLALDEPDLMKVFVTRVTLSNDYGICFVYFSTYADKSDFDKALPILKLYKNSLRKTLAQIISSRYAANLVFLYDETKDKERKINALLDEAVKDLPKD